The Culex quinquefasciatus strain JHB chromosome 2, VPISU_Cqui_1.0_pri_paternal, whole genome shotgun sequence genome contains the following window.
CTTTTTGCTCGTGATTGGCCTGGTTGTTCCGGAGAAGCTCAAGCTGGGCGATGAGAGTGAACAAGGACTTGTACGTCGTACCTCATCCTGGAGACACTTCCGGCCGAGTATTACGCGCGCGTCATGGCGAAAGAGGTGGACGAACGGCCCACAGAGCACTACTCGGGCTTTGACGGGTTGGACAAACAAATCCAGGAACTAATTGAGGCCGTCGTGCTGCCGATGACGCACAAGGACATGTTCAAGAACCTGGGAATTCATCCACCGAAGGGAGTGCTGCACGTGGCTGTGTGGCGCAAACAAAGTCGACCTTCCTGAAGCTGGCCGGCCTGCAGCTGGTGCAGATGTTCATCGGAGACAGGGCCAAGCTCGTCCGGGACGCGTTTGCACTAGCCAAGGAAAAGTCGCCGGCGATTACTTCCTGCACGCGTCTACACTGCAGACGCATCTAGCTGTTgcatatgcatttttttaatttatttgaccTAATTTGGTCACCTGGAGTTCAATGAGAGGCGAACATTGAAGTTTCTaggattttctttttatttgtggtttcagatttatttttttgtattgttaaatattatgaaaaaaaagcaataatCATGAGACAACGGTACGGTACGGTTTTTATTTGCCGAATTTGTCATTTGTCTGACCATGTGCAGAAGCACCTTAACGATGCGCGCGGGATCCTTCTGCTGGAGGATTTTGTAAATATCCACATTATTGGCCTTCACCTTCGCTTGAACTTCATTCTCCGCTCCGTCAAAACATTTAAACTTGGACGTTTGAGTCCCGTTACTCACGTAACCTTCTTGATCGGCCCTCTTTTCAATCGCAACTCGCGACGTCGTCCGCTGATACGTACGAATTGCCTCCAGCGAACCATCCGGAATGCCGCGTAGCCGCGTGAACCATCCCTTTCCCCTCCGGAAACTCCATCAGCTTGTCCATCTCGTTCATGTGGTTGTTCTTGTCGATTGATCCCCCGGAAGTGGCCAACATTCCTTTCGCATCAATCTTCAGCTTCACGCAACCTCGCAGCTTGCACTGAACACAATGCCACAGCGAACTCCCGTCCGACAAGACCAACCGAAGATCGAACGGATATTCCTCAAAGACCACCTCAATCGCCTCGTACGTTTCATCCAGCACGTCAAAGTTACGATCCTCGTGGTCACTTCCAATCCACGGCTGCGACCGTGCCGTGACCTTCCGCTTTTCCCCGTTATCCGCCGTCGAACTGTCCTGTACGAATCCGACGAATCCGTCAAGTCCTCCAGCTTCACCGGCACGGCCGTCGGCGAAAATTCCGCCCGAAATCCAGCCAACACCGCTCACACAATCCCCACAAATCTTCGTCACCGTGTCCCAGCTGATGATCTCAACCCCTAAACAATCCCGCACCGTTTGCACCTCATCCGCCACGCTCCCGCCGCCGCCCGGAATCTTCAAGCAGAACCGGCACATGTTCTCGTCTTCCTTGTCCTCCAGCCCGTTCTCGATGTAACTATTGCAGTGCAGGGCTCGCGTCCGGAAGGCATGCTGCGCGTCGACGCGTTCGGCACAGCCGGCGCAAATCCGCCACGTCGGATCGAcctcctaatctaatctaatctaatctaaccctagcgcagccagtctttcgagggcatcctggaaaatgccttaggttgattgacgcctagcatcctcttgtcattattaacaattgcagtgccccattgcattagattgcattgaaacatcacaaatgttaaagcggccaggccaactgcgtaaagtttaccgcaaagatgattcgttgaattggattgagtttgagcacgagtgttcaaacagcaatacatttctgaatctacaggggaggaagaaacgtggggatcccccgctcacgttcctgtttgttttggcaatttatcgttgggagcaccatgctaagaagttttggtgctccgggaccctctaggATGGGACAtagtatttccacaaatgccctggacactatttgccgtggttatagcgccacaactcgctctctgttggTAGAGtaagtgaaatttattaaaaagtaaTAACATAGATCACCAATTCTGgtgagtttaaaaatttaatgaaattttaaaaattaactatTTGTTTCTGACATTTGTGCACATGTAACAATTAAACAATGCAAATAAAATTAATCAGACTCACCTTACACAAAACTGCTGagtacaaaaatctgaaaaggaaAAGCATACCTGATGAGGAACACAACCCTCTTGATCTCCTACCGTTTCAGCTTCTAGTGTAGAAAGGACTTTCAATCTCTCTCACCAGTGCCAGCAGGCACCAACTGTTGTGTTTGTGTATGCAGTGCAGGATCGGGATCAAAAAAAACCTTTGCCTCTCTCATAATTGGCAACATTGGTGCAGAAGTCAGCCCAACAAGCGCACCCCTCCGATCAAAGCAGTCAAGCCGCCCACCGCGCTAAGCCCAGCACGAGAGCGTCATCGATGACGGCGACGTGATGATGACCGTTGTTTCATTGACGCTGACTGCCTctcaaaaaacactcaaaagagCTCGCTCTCTTTAACACGAGTAGCCCTATTTTTTGTCGGCAATTCAACTTCGTCGGCATTATGCAAACACTTTCAAGCAAATACTCGAACCAGAACGCACACCGCGATAGCCACTGCTGCAGACGAAAGCTTTGAACTCTGCCGAAAGCTCTCCAGCTCTCAGCCAccggcagggttgccaggttgccagataaatctgggaatgccagatttttcaagtgtcagccagaataaagattcacccttctctgtgacagatattgacagattttgccagatttttcactttat
Protein-coding sequences here:
- the LOC119766739 gene encoding uncharacterized protein LOC119766739, encoding MCRFCLKIPGGGGSVADEVQTVRDCLGVEIISWDTVTKICGDCVSGVGWISGGIFADGRAGEAGGLDGFVGFVQDSSTADNGEKRKVTARSQPWIGSDHEDRNFDVLDETYEAIEVVFEEYPFDLRLVLSDGSSLWHCVQCKLRGCVKLKIDAKGMLATSGGSIDKNNHMNEMDKLMEFPEGKGMVHAATRHSGWFAGGNSYVSADDVASCD